In one Massilia endophytica genomic region, the following are encoded:
- a CDS encoding DinB family protein, whose translation MDRTSHVRHMARYNQWMNEKIYEAAGTLSAEALNLDRKAFFGSIMGTLNHLMVADTVWLKRFAMHPSAYAVLEPVRQLPFPAALGEPLFTDFAELRAQRARFDELIIVFADSIPDADLDCALAYSSFKGVPSRRIFFSLLMHFFNHQTHHRGQVTTLLSQEGIDVGATDLLLLVPEEP comes from the coding sequence ATGGACCGAACCAGCCACGTGCGCCACATGGCGCGCTACAACCAGTGGATGAACGAGAAAATCTACGAGGCCGCCGGCACGCTGTCCGCCGAGGCGCTGAACCTGGACCGCAAGGCCTTTTTCGGCTCCATCATGGGAACGCTCAACCACCTGATGGTGGCCGACACGGTCTGGCTCAAGCGCTTCGCCATGCATCCATCGGCCTATGCCGTGCTGGAGCCGGTTCGCCAGCTGCCCTTCCCCGCCGCCCTGGGCGAGCCGCTGTTCACGGACTTCGCCGAACTGCGCGCCCAGCGTGCGCGCTTCGATGAACTCATCATCGTGTTCGCCGACTCGATCCCGGATGCGGACCTGGACTGCGCCCTCGCCTACAGCTCCTTCAAGGGCGTTCCGTCCAGGCGCATTTTCTTCAGCCTGCTCATGCACTTCTTCAACCACCAGACCCACCATCGCGGCCAGGTCACGACGCTGCTGTCCCAGGAAGGCATCGATGTCGGTGCCACGGACCTGCTCCTGCTGGTGCCTGAAGAACCGTAA
- a CDS encoding HAF repeat-containing protein → MKAFAAIGLTLLLHGAAQAQTGFGEGRNEESIAADVNIAGDVVGEVRDSDGIRHAILARQGKLIKLGTLGGSDSYATAVNHAGVVIGGALNGSGAWRAFTYDEENGMRDLGTVGGRSSLAIAINRDGAVAGYADVDSRTFHAFVHDGKEMKDLGTFGGKNSYATALNAQGQVVGAAQNANGFRRAFLYTPEQGMKELPTLGGRVSAAMAINDKGVVVGASETADRKWHAVLWDGDRVVDLGAMIAKGNSYATGINREGTVVGTIRSGDNAPLTFVYENGAMRILPNRNSHYLTTKITDDGQIIGAAYTGHKYQAFAKPVHPVEDNSWKIVDWLTFFTILPIALWAINHVWRDYKAGLLGPRRQQVLWNS, encoded by the coding sequence ATGAAAGCATTCGCTGCAATCGGTCTCACCCTGCTGCTGCATGGCGCGGCACAGGCGCAAACTGGCTTCGGCGAAGGCCGGAATGAAGAAAGCATTGCAGCGGACGTCAACATCGCGGGCGACGTGGTGGGCGAAGTCAGGGATTCGGACGGCATCCGCCACGCCATACTGGCCCGCCAGGGAAAACTCATCAAACTCGGCACCCTGGGCGGCAGCGACAGCTACGCCACCGCCGTCAATCACGCGGGCGTCGTGATCGGCGGCGCGCTGAATGGCAGCGGCGCGTGGCGCGCCTTCACCTACGACGAAGAAAACGGCATGCGCGACCTCGGCACGGTGGGCGGCCGCAGCAGCCTCGCCATCGCCATCAACCGCGACGGCGCCGTGGCGGGCTACGCGGACGTGGACAGCCGCACCTTCCATGCCTTCGTCCACGACGGCAAGGAGATGAAGGACCTCGGCACCTTCGGCGGCAAGAACAGCTACGCCACCGCGCTGAACGCCCAAGGCCAAGTGGTGGGCGCCGCGCAGAACGCCAACGGCTTCCGCCGCGCCTTCCTTTACACGCCGGAACAGGGCATGAAGGAACTGCCGACGCTGGGCGGCCGCGTCAGCGCCGCGATGGCGATCAACGACAAGGGCGTTGTGGTGGGCGCCTCCGAGACCGCGGACCGCAAGTGGCATGCCGTTCTGTGGGACGGTGACCGAGTGGTCGACCTGGGCGCCATGATCGCCAAGGGCAACAGCTACGCCACCGGCATCAACCGCGAAGGCACGGTGGTGGGCACCATCCGCTCCGGCGACAACGCTCCCCTCACCTTCGTCTACGAGAACGGCGCCATGCGCATCCTGCCGAACCGGAACAGCCACTATCTGACGACTAAGATCACCGACGACGGCCAGATCATCGGCGCAGCCTACACCGGCCACAAATACCAGGCCTTCGCCAAACCGGTCCATCCGGTCGAAGACAACAGCTGGAAAATCGTGGACTGGCTGACCTTCTTCACCATCCTCCCCATCGCACTCTGGGCCATCAACCACGTCTGGCGCGACTACAAGGCCGGCCTGCTCGGCCCCCGCCGCCAGCAGGTGCTTTGGAACTCCTGA
- a CDS encoding 2-dehydropantoate 2-reductase, which yields MKVCIVGAGAIGGFIGTRLAAAGGVQVSALARGATLDALRIHGWRLREGDALLTAPLAQASDSAADLGVQDLVVIAVKGPALGAIAAAIGPLIGERTVVLPAMNGVPWWFGGSTGPLDSVDPGGRIAAAIPYGQVLGCVVHASTSQAEPGLVQHRMGKGLIVGEPEGGESARARVVAGLLSDAGFEVTLSPRIRYDIWYKLWGNMTINPVSAITGATADRLLDDPLVSAFCIAAMREAAAIGERIGCAISETPEDRQLVTRKLGAFKTSMLQDVEAGRPIELDSIVAAAREIGQRVGVATPNIDALLGLTRLFAQVRGLY from the coding sequence ATGAAAGTTTGCATCGTTGGCGCTGGCGCCATCGGCGGTTTTATCGGCACCCGGCTGGCTGCGGCGGGCGGGGTGCAGGTCAGCGCGCTGGCGCGGGGCGCAACGCTGGATGCCTTGCGCATCCATGGCTGGCGCCTGCGCGAAGGAGATGCCTTGCTGACGGCGCCCCTTGCCCAGGCATCGGACAGCGCGGCCGATCTGGGCGTGCAGGACCTCGTCGTCATTGCCGTCAAGGGCCCTGCGCTGGGCGCCATCGCTGCGGCCATCGGTCCGCTGATCGGCGAGCGTACGGTGGTGCTGCCTGCCATGAATGGCGTGCCATGGTGGTTTGGCGGCAGCACTGGGCCGCTGGACAGCGTCGATCCCGGCGGACGTATTGCTGCCGCCATTCCCTATGGCCAGGTGCTGGGCTGCGTGGTGCATGCTTCCACGTCCCAGGCCGAGCCGGGCCTGGTGCAGCATCGCATGGGCAAGGGATTGATTGTGGGCGAGCCGGAGGGCGGCGAGTCGGCGCGTGCGCGCGTGGTGGCTGGGCTGCTGTCGGACGCGGGCTTCGAGGTCACGCTGTCGCCGCGCATCCGCTACGATATCTGGTACAAGCTGTGGGGGAACATGACGATCAATCCCGTGTCGGCCATCACGGGAGCCACTGCCGACAGGCTGCTGGACGATCCGCTGGTGAGCGCCTTCTGCATCGCGGCGATGCGCGAGGCTGCGGCCATCGGGGAGCGAATCGGCTGTGCCATCAGCGAAACGCCGGAGGACAGGCAGCTCGTCACCCGCAAGCTGGGCGCTTTCAAGACGTCGATGCTGCAGGATGTGGAAGCGGGCCGGCCGATTGAGCTGGACAGCATTGTGGCTGCCGCGCGCGAGATCGGCCAGCGCGTTGGCGTGGCAACGCCCAATATCGACGCGCTGCTGGGGCTGACGCGCCTGTTCGCACAGGTGCGGGGTCTGTATTAG
- the hemC gene encoding hydroxymethylbilane synthase — MALQVPSKLVIASRESRLAMWQAEHVRERLSLLYPQCSIIILGMTTRGDQILDRALSKVGGKGLFVKELEVAMAEGRADLAVHSLKDVPMELPEGFALAAVLEREDPRDAFVSNDYASLAELPPGAVVGTSSLRRQSLIAARFPHLVIKPLRGNLDTRLGKLDRGDYAAIILAAAGLKRLGAEHRIRALLDPSDSLPAAGQGAMAIEIAQRSDGVDLKALLAPLNHQPTAQAVTAERKVSKVFGGSCQVPLAAFATVDGHQMHLRAMVATPDGKRMAKAEVQGLAVDAEQLGEQVADKLRAQDAVDILAACVAEAAAADASPQAAPGRPAGA, encoded by the coding sequence TTGGCCTTGCAGGTCCCTTCCAAGTTGGTGATCGCCTCCCGCGAAAGCCGCCTCGCCATGTGGCAGGCGGAGCATGTGCGCGAGCGCTTATCATTATTATATCCGCAGTGCAGCATAATTATTCTTGGAATGACCACCAGGGGCGACCAGATCCTCGACCGCGCCCTGTCCAAGGTGGGCGGCAAGGGCCTGTTCGTGAAGGAGCTGGAGGTGGCCATGGCCGAAGGCCGCGCCGACCTCGCCGTGCATTCCCTGAAGGATGTGCCGATGGAGCTGCCGGAAGGCTTCGCCCTGGCCGCCGTGCTCGAACGCGAAGACCCGCGCGACGCCTTCGTTTCCAACGACTACGCCTCGCTGGCCGAGCTGCCGCCCGGCGCCGTCGTGGGAACGAGCAGCCTGCGCCGCCAGTCGCTCATCGCGGCGCGCTTCCCGCACCTCGTCATCAAGCCGCTGCGCGGCAACCTGGATACGCGCCTGGGCAAGCTGGATCGCGGCGACTATGCCGCCATCATCCTCGCCGCCGCGGGCCTGAAGCGGCTGGGCGCCGAGCACCGCATCCGCGCGCTGCTGGATCCGTCGGACAGCCTGCCCGCCGCAGGGCAGGGCGCCATGGCGATTGAAATTGCGCAGCGCAGCGACGGCGTGGACCTGAAAGCGCTGCTGGCCCCCCTCAACCATCAGCCGACGGCGCAGGCGGTGACCGCCGAGCGCAAGGTGTCCAAGGTGTTCGGCGGCAGCTGCCAAGTGCCGCTGGCGGCCTTCGCCACCGTGGACGGCCACCAGATGCACCTGCGCGCCATGGTCGCCACCCCGGACGGCAAGCGCATGGCCAAGGCCGAAGTGCAGGGCCTGGCCGTGGACGCCGAACAGCTGGGCGAGCAGGTGGCCGACAAGCTGCGTGCGCAGGACGCGGTCGATATTCTCGCCGCCTGCGTGGCGGAAGCCGCAGCCGCCGACGCGTCGCCGCAGGCAGCGCCCGGCCGCCCGGCCGGCGCCTGA
- a CDS encoding zinc ribbon domain-containing protein YjdM, whose protein sequence is MSSLPPCPQCKSEFTYEDSGNYICPECAHEWSASAADTETARVYRDASGNVLQDGDTVTVIKDLKPKGSGGVIKQGTKVKNIRLVDSDHDIDCKIEGFGAMSLKSEFVRKV, encoded by the coding sequence ATGAGCTCCCTGCCACCCTGCCCGCAATGCAAGTCCGAATTCACCTATGAGGACAGCGGCAACTACATCTGCCCCGAATGCGCCCACGAATGGAGCGCCAGCGCCGCCGACACCGAGACCGCGCGTGTTTACCGCGACGCCTCCGGCAACGTGCTGCAGGACGGCGACACCGTCACCGTCATCAAGGACCTGAAGCCGAAAGGTTCCGGCGGCGTGATCAAGCAAGGCACCAAGGTCAAGAACATCCGCCTTGTGGACAGCGACCACGATATCGACTGCAAGATCGAAGGCTTCGGCGCCATGAGCCTCAAGTCCGAGTTCGTGCGCAAGGTCTAA
- the ppc gene encoding phosphoenolpyruvate carboxylase, which translates to MVKQASATDEPSGVDKDAPLKEDIRLLGRLLGDVLREQEGEEVFAVVETIRQTAVRFRREADAGAAKELDGMLKILTREQTISVVRAFSYFSHLANIAEDQHHIRRRRAHLLAGSAPQRGSINYALGKLKEAGVDKDTVDGFFADALIAPVLTAHPTEVQRKSILDAERHIARLLAERDLPLTPRERAANLHMLRSRIATLWQTRMLRYTKLTVADEIENALSYYRITFLNEVPGLYDDIEEEIAEQYGQEQPSSIKSAYLQMGSWIGGDRDGNPNVNAGTMKHALERQATTVIDFYLDEAHALGADLSISMLMVACSPELQALADASPDQSDHRSDEPYRRALIGIYARLASTARALGATNILRKEVGHAEPYESPAQFSADLQVLIDSLEANHGAMLARPRLTTLKRAADIFGFHLASLDMRQSSDIHERVLAELFAKSGAHADYASLDEDAKVKLLLAELSQPRLLYSPYIAYSPETESELSIFRAAREIRQRYGERAIRNYIISHTETVSDLLEVLVLQQETGLLRQDGEGGNVADLMVIPLFETIPDLQRAAGIMESVMALPLVKQLIERQGRIQEVMLGYSDSNKDGGFLTSNWELYKAEIALIDVFAKAGVKLRLFHGRGGTVGRGGGPSYDAILAQPKGTVNGQIRLTEQGEIIASKFSNAEIGRRNLELLVAATLEASLLPPPSGSAQKEQLAGFEEVMSQISDFAYKSYRNLVYETPGFTDYFFAATPIAEIAELNLGSRPASRKSTKRIEDLRAIPWGFSWGQCRLLLPGWYGFGSAVGAWIAEGKREERIEQLRQMYQHWPFFATLLSNMDMVLAKTDLAIASRYAELVADRELRERIFKRICEEYTHTLACLEAITGATERLAGNPLLARSITNRFAYLDPLNHLQVELIKRHRSLANTPDKADPRVHRGIHLSINGVAAGLRNTG; encoded by the coding sequence ATGGTAAAACAAGCTAGTGCAACAGACGAACCGTCCGGCGTGGATAAAGACGCCCCGTTGAAAGAAGATATCCGCCTGCTCGGCCGCCTGCTCGGCGACGTGCTGCGCGAGCAGGAAGGCGAAGAAGTGTTCGCCGTGGTCGAAACCATTCGCCAGACCGCCGTGCGCTTCCGCCGCGAAGCCGATGCGGGCGCCGCCAAGGAACTGGACGGCATGCTGAAGATCCTGACGCGCGAACAGACCATTTCGGTGGTGCGCGCCTTCTCCTACTTCTCCCACCTGGCCAATATCGCCGAGGACCAGCACCACATCCGCCGCCGCCGCGCCCACCTGCTGGCCGGTTCGGCCCCGCAGCGCGGCAGCATCAACTACGCCCTGGGCAAGCTGAAAGAGGCCGGCGTGGACAAGGACACCGTGGACGGCTTCTTCGCCGACGCCCTGATCGCGCCCGTTCTGACGGCTCACCCAACGGAAGTGCAGCGCAAGTCCATTCTGGACGCGGAACGCCACATCGCCCGCCTGCTGGCCGAGCGCGACCTGCCGCTGACGCCGAGGGAGCGCGCCGCGAACCTGCACATGCTGCGCTCGCGCATCGCCACGCTGTGGCAGACGCGCATGCTGCGCTACACCAAGCTGACCGTGGCGGACGAAATCGAGAACGCCCTCTCCTACTACCGCATCACCTTCCTGAACGAGGTGCCGGGCCTGTACGACGATATCGAGGAAGAAATCGCCGAACAGTATGGCCAGGAGCAGCCAAGCAGCATCAAGTCCGCCTATCTGCAAATGGGCAGCTGGATCGGCGGCGACCGGGACGGCAACCCGAACGTGAACGCGGGCACGATGAAGCACGCGCTCGAGCGCCAGGCCACCACCGTCATCGACTTCTACCTGGACGAAGCGCATGCGCTGGGCGCGGACCTCTCCATCTCCATGCTGATGGTGGCCTGCAGCCCCGAGCTGCAGGCCCTGGCCGACGCCTCGCCCGACCAGTCCGACCATCGCTCGGACGAGCCTTACCGCCGCGCCCTGATCGGCATCTACGCCCGCCTGGCCAGCACGGCCCGCGCGCTGGGCGCCACCAATATCCTGCGCAAGGAAGTGGGCCACGCCGAGCCGTACGAGTCGCCCGCCCAGTTCTCGGCCGACCTGCAGGTGCTGATCGATTCGCTGGAAGCGAACCACGGCGCCATGCTGGCCCGTCCGCGCCTGACGACGCTCAAGCGCGCCGCCGACATCTTCGGCTTCCACCTCGCCTCGCTGGACATGCGCCAGAGTTCGGACATCCACGAGCGCGTGCTGGCCGAGCTGTTCGCCAAGTCCGGCGCGCATGCCGACTATGCCTCGCTGGACGAGGACGCGAAGGTGAAGCTGCTGCTGGCCGAGCTCTCCCAGCCACGCCTCCTGTATTCGCCGTACATCGCCTATTCGCCGGAGACCGAGTCGGAGCTGAGCATCTTCCGCGCCGCGCGCGAAATCCGCCAGCGCTACGGCGAGCGGGCCATCCGCAACTACATCATCTCGCACACGGAGACCGTGTCCGACCTGCTGGAAGTGCTGGTGCTGCAGCAGGAAACCGGCCTGCTGCGCCAGGACGGCGAAGGCGGCAACGTGGCGGACCTGATGGTGATTCCGCTCTTTGAAACCATTCCCGACCTGCAGCGCGCCGCGGGCATCATGGAAAGCGTGATGGCGCTGCCGCTGGTGAAGCAGCTCATCGAACGCCAGGGCCGCATCCAGGAAGTCATGCTGGGCTACTCGGACTCGAACAAGGACGGCGGCTTCCTCACCTCGAACTGGGAGCTGTACAAGGCCGAGATCGCGCTGATCGACGTGTTCGCGAAAGCGGGCGTGAAGCTGCGCCTCTTCCACGGCCGGGGAGGCACGGTCGGCCGCGGCGGCGGTCCAAGCTACGACGCCATCCTGGCGCAGCCGAAAGGCACCGTGAACGGGCAAATCCGCCTGACGGAACAGGGCGAGATCATCGCCTCCAAGTTCTCCAATGCGGAAATCGGCCGACGCAACCTTGAACTGCTGGTCGCGGCCACGCTGGAAGCGAGCCTGCTGCCGCCGCCTTCGGGCAGCGCGCAGAAAGAGCAGCTGGCGGGCTTCGAGGAGGTGATGTCGCAGATTTCCGACTTCGCCTACAAGTCCTACCGCAACCTGGTGTACGAGACCCCCGGCTTTACGGACTACTTCTTCGCCGCCACGCCGATTGCGGAGATCGCGGAACTGAACCTGGGTTCGCGCCCGGCCTCGCGCAAGTCCACCAAGCGCATCGAAGACCTGCGCGCCATTCCCTGGGGCTTCAGCTGGGGCCAGTGCCGCCTGCTGCTGCCGGGCTGGTACGGCTTCGGCAGCGCCGTGGGCGCGTGGATCGCCGAGGGCAAGCGCGAGGAGCGCATCGAACAGCTGCGCCAGATGTACCAGCACTGGCCCTTCTTCGCCACGCTGCTGTCCAATATGGACATGGTGCTGGCAAAAACGGACCTGGCCATCGCCTCGCGCTACGCTGAGCTGGTGGCGGACCGCGAGCTGCGCGAGCGTATCTTCAAGCGCATCTGCGAGGAGTACACGCACACGCTGGCCTGCCTGGAAGCGATCACCGGCGCGACGGAACGCCTGGCGGGCAACCCGCTGCTGGCGCGCTCCATCACCAACCGCTTCGCCTACCTCGACCCGCTGAACCACCTGCAGGTTGAGCTGATCAAGCGGCACCGCTCCCTGGCCAATACGCCGGACAAGGCCGACCCGCGCGTTCACCGCGGCATCCACCTGTCCATCAACGGCGTGGCGGCAGGCCTGCGCAATACGGGCTAA
- a CDS encoding carbohydrate binding domain-containing protein: protein MSIAALAGAATADECTQGCLQKRWVYWGGNLMNADDYNNFLALLPQVKLNGFNGVALSSGGNGAYSVLIQPQYSDDWKNQVRARYQQALDAARNAGVELIPVSANPEVPQAVDPSLMEAFPVTTDYLVASRVASAPSQNLIQNPGFEDAQVGSWAYDPWDATAMGGAMIDTTVARTGSKSFKLKPKLQEPSDPNAPRNNSVRLFQELHLKPNKAYRLSFYLKSDAYAKPESLRLLLQSVADASNSSVAVYAHAGHNLGWGTDGAGKWNASSNSATFTANQNWKQYNVQFNTGKYANVRFYIGTWSLAPSLSTVWIDDVVLTEVGMSMRVNRGDGKDLVVRSSSGAATYVQGSDYTVQGEKLQILNPAIPDGATLKVSWRQSGEHIFSSAPPAIACQNGRFFTIQKQLYDALAPLFNGQQYATGNLSKYFMYYDEIRLMNWEKDVPNCYMPTAANYLGRMVSGVQAQLPSTAETLVWNDMFDPNMNAVPEYFLANGSLVQSDVSAYGLRPQTVIVNWTGGSDTSASANTLRRQSLAYFADYKQVVALFYDKLESTDGWLSSMTAAQTADPALQVDGIMYTTWNKDYTKLDDVAQKLRAHAVWGKHWPPATP, encoded by the coding sequence ATGAGCATCGCAGCCCTGGCAGGCGCTGCAACGGCAGACGAATGCACGCAGGGCTGCCTGCAGAAGCGCTGGGTCTACTGGGGCGGCAACCTCATGAACGCCGATGACTATAACAACTTCCTGGCGCTGCTCCCTCAAGTAAAGCTAAACGGATTCAATGGCGTCGCCCTCTCCAGCGGCGGCAATGGCGCATACAGTGTGTTGATCCAGCCGCAGTATTCCGACGACTGGAAGAACCAGGTCCGCGCCCGCTACCAGCAGGCCCTGGACGCAGCACGCAATGCGGGCGTGGAGCTGATCCCGGTCAGTGCGAACCCGGAAGTGCCGCAGGCAGTCGATCCCTCGCTGATGGAAGCATTCCCGGTCACCACCGACTACCTCGTAGCCAGCCGCGTGGCCAGCGCGCCTTCGCAGAACCTCATTCAGAATCCCGGCTTTGAAGACGCCCAGGTCGGAAGCTGGGCCTATGATCCGTGGGACGCCACCGCAATGGGCGGCGCAATGATCGACACCACAGTCGCGCGCACGGGCAGCAAGTCCTTCAAGCTGAAACCCAAGCTGCAGGAGCCGAGCGACCCCAATGCGCCGCGCAACAATTCCGTCCGGCTGTTCCAGGAACTGCACCTGAAACCGAACAAGGCCTACCGCCTGTCCTTCTACCTGAAAAGCGATGCCTACGCCAAGCCTGAATCGCTTCGCTTGCTGCTGCAGTCGGTTGCCGATGCCTCCAACAGTTCGGTGGCTGTCTACGCCCACGCGGGCCACAATCTGGGCTGGGGCACCGATGGCGCTGGCAAGTGGAACGCCAGCAGCAACAGCGCCACCTTCACCGCCAACCAGAACTGGAAGCAGTACAACGTACAGTTCAACACAGGGAAGTACGCCAATGTCCGCTTCTACATCGGTACCTGGAGCCTTGCGCCGAGCCTTAGCACGGTATGGATCGACGATGTGGTGCTCACTGAAGTCGGCATGTCGATGCGCGTGAACCGTGGCGACGGCAAGGACCTTGTCGTACGTTCCTCAAGCGGGGCCGCCACCTACGTTCAGGGAAGCGACTACACGGTGCAAGGAGAGAAGCTGCAGATCCTGAATCCGGCGATTCCCGATGGGGCCACGCTGAAGGTGAGCTGGCGCCAGTCGGGCGAGCATATTTTCTCTTCCGCGCCACCCGCCATCGCCTGCCAGAACGGCCGCTTCTTCACGATCCAGAAGCAGTTGTACGACGCACTGGCTCCGCTGTTCAACGGCCAGCAGTACGCGACGGGCAATCTCAGCAAGTACTTCATGTACTACGACGAGATTCGCCTGATGAACTGGGAGAAGGACGTGCCGAACTGCTACATGCCCACCGCGGCAAATTATCTGGGCCGAATGGTCAGCGGCGTGCAGGCGCAGCTGCCATCGACCGCGGAGACTCTGGTCTGGAACGACATGTTCGATCCGAACATGAACGCGGTTCCCGAATACTTCCTCGCCAACGGCAGCCTCGTTCAAAGCGACGTCAGCGCCTACGGCCTGCGTCCGCAAACAGTGATCGTCAACTGGACTGGCGGCTCGGATACCAGTGCGTCCGCCAACACCCTGCGCAGGCAATCGCTCGCCTACTTCGCCGACTACAAGCAGGTGGTGGCGCTGTTCTACGACAAACTGGAGAGCACTGACGGGTGGCTGTCATCCATGACGGCGGCGCAGACCGCCGATCCCGCGCTGCAGGTGGACGGCATCATGTACACCACCTGGAACAAGGACTACACCAAGCTTGACGACGTGGCGCAGAAGCTGCGCGCCCACGCTGTCTGGGGCAAGCACTGGCCACCAGCAACTCCATGA
- a CDS encoding head GIN domain-containing protein: MRHFLLITALLLSSAAHAAEDKRTFSPFRAIAINGPIDLEVRAGKAQSVTITGRETFIKKIGMQVEGEELKITYLEKNKSVNIMDGDKIIITVPSLVKCVVEGAGQVVLKDIKEERIDLSFQGAGRLAGSGQVNWLRVKGQGVGEVDLRDLKAQRTDVNFDGIGEVRIHAQDTLNAVVRGMGNLVYYGHPKKMNKSVMGVGEVKAGD, encoded by the coding sequence ATGCGACACTTCCTCCTGATCACCGCCCTGCTGCTGTCCAGCGCCGCTCACGCGGCCGAGGACAAGCGCACCTTCTCTCCCTTCCGCGCCATCGCCATCAACGGCCCCATCGACCTCGAAGTCCGTGCAGGCAAGGCGCAGTCGGTCACCATCACCGGCCGCGAGACCTTCATCAAAAAGATCGGCATGCAGGTGGAAGGTGAAGAGCTGAAGATCACCTACCTGGAAAAGAACAAGAGCGTGAACATCATGGACGGCGACAAGATCATCATCACCGTCCCTTCGCTGGTGAAATGCGTGGTGGAAGGCGCCGGCCAGGTAGTGCTGAAAGACATCAAGGAAGAGCGCATCGACCTGAGCTTCCAGGGCGCCGGCCGACTGGCAGGCAGCGGCCAGGTGAACTGGCTGCGCGTGAAGGGTCAGGGCGTGGGTGAAGTGGACCTGCGCGACCTGAAAGCCCAGCGCACGGACGTGAACTTCGACGGCATCGGCGAAGTGCGCATCCATGCGCAGGACACGCTCAATGCCGTGGTGCGCGGCATGGGCAACCTGGTCTACTACGGCCACCCGAAAAAGATGAACAAGTCCGTGATGGGCGTTGGCGAAGTGAAGGCTGGGGACTGA
- a CDS encoding DUF2200 domain-containing protein produces the protein MAEHRIFTTEFSKVYPLYVQKAERKGRSRDEVDQVICWLTGYSGAQLAGQIDKHVNFREFFAQAPALHPNSSLITGVVCGVRVEKVEDPLMQKIRYLDKLVDELAKGKAMEKILR, from the coding sequence ATGGCTGAGCACCGGATTTTCACCACGGAGTTTTCGAAGGTCTATCCGCTGTATGTGCAGAAAGCGGAGCGCAAGGGACGCAGCAGGGATGAGGTGGACCAGGTCATCTGCTGGCTCACCGGCTACAGCGGCGCGCAGTTGGCTGGGCAGATCGACAAGCACGTCAATTTCAGGGAGTTCTTTGCGCAGGCGCCTGCGCTTCATCCAAACAGCTCGCTGATCACGGGCGTGGTGTGCGGCGTGCGCGTGGAGAAGGTCGAGGACCCTCTCATGCAGAAGATCCGCTATCTGGACAAGCTGGTCGACGAGCTGGCGAAGGGGAAGGCGATGGAGAAGATACTGCGATAA
- a CDS encoding GNAT family N-acetyltransferase, with product MLDKEMLERLENPIWAALNSAQAELAHKAGDMKFFAAEVAPFCAVPRDGMPLPATDLEYLPPQVYFLGAIPQVPPEWTMTQLSGVVQMVYDGPKVEKPRADGVTVLDSEDPAMVELTDVAFPGYFRRRTGILGTYLGIHQDGKLVALSGERMHLGDCREVSAVCTHPDYRGRGYANLLMQHIMYGMQEQGKTPFLHVGAANAKAQALYQALGFKVTRELPHTRLVRPAGL from the coding sequence ATGTTGGACAAAGAGATGCTTGAGCGGCTGGAGAATCCCATCTGGGCGGCGCTGAACAGCGCACAGGCGGAGCTGGCGCACAAGGCGGGCGACATGAAGTTCTTCGCGGCGGAAGTGGCGCCATTCTGCGCCGTTCCGCGCGACGGCATGCCGCTGCCAGCGACGGACCTGGAATACCTGCCGCCGCAGGTCTACTTCCTGGGCGCGATTCCGCAGGTGCCGCCCGAATGGACCATGACCCAGCTCTCCGGCGTGGTGCAGATGGTGTACGACGGGCCGAAGGTGGAGAAGCCCCGCGCCGATGGCGTGACCGTGCTCGATTCGGAAGACCCGGCCATGGTGGAGCTGACCGACGTCGCCTTCCCGGGCTATTTCCGGCGGCGCACCGGCATCCTGGGAACCTATCTGGGCATCCATCAGGACGGAAAGCTGGTGGCCCTGAGCGGAGAGCGCATGCATCTCGGCGACTGCCGCGAGGTGAGCGCCGTGTGCACGCATCCGGACTACCGCGGCCGGGGTTACGCCAACCTGCTGATGCAGCACATCATGTACGGCATGCAGGAGCAGGGCAAGACGCCTTTCCTGCACGTGGGCGCCGCCAATGCAAAAGCCCAGGCCCTGTACCAGGCGCTGGGCTTCAAGGTGACACGCGAGCTGCCGCACACACGGCTTGTGCGTCCGGCCGGGCTGTAA